Proteins encoded together in one Mobula birostris isolate sMobBir1 chromosome 7, sMobBir1.hap1, whole genome shotgun sequence window:
- the uqcrq gene encoding cytochrome b-c1 complex subunit 8: MGRHFGNLAKVRHIITYTISPFEQRAFANYLIKGIPNTWRRFRGQVFRVVPPFVASYLIYTWGNREHELSMKKNPADYANDS; encoded by the exons ATGGGTCGTCACTTTGGAAATTTGGCCAAGGTGCGACATATCATTACCTATACCATCTCTCCCTTTGAACAAAGGGCGTTTGCGAATTACTTAATCAAAGGCATCCCAAATACATGGAGACGATTCAGAGGCCAGGTTTTCCGTGTTGTTCCTC CATTTGTGGCGTCGTACCTCATTTACACTTGGGGCAACCGTGAACATGAATTGTCAATGAAAAAGAACCCAGCTGACTATGCCAATGACAGTTAA